ATGGCGTTCTCATAAATCAATTTCTTTCTAATGCTGACAAATCAATCGATATGATAACAGGAATAGTAATATCATCTGTAGTTCCCTCTCTCACTGATGTCTTCGCCCATATGTCGGAAAAATACTTAAGTAAGACTCCGTTGATAGTTTCTCACGAATTAGATTGTGGAGTTCCGCTATTGATAGACAATCCCGAACAGTTAGGTGCGGACAGAATATGTAACGCGGTTGCCGGAGTACGGGATTATGACCTCCCTCTGGTAGTTGTGGATTTCGGAACTGCGACCACATTTGACGTAATCTCGAAAAAAGGCGAATACTTAGGAGGTATTATTGCGCCCGGAGTAGAAACTTCCGCGGAAGATCTTTTCAGGAGAGCTGCCAAGCTGCCTAAAATAGATTTTCACTTTCCCGAAAAGATAATAGGAACAAACACTATTCATTCAATGCAATCGGGAATAATGAACGGAGCCGTTGCTGTTGTTGATTCAATTGTAACTGCCATCGAAAAGGAATTAGGAGAAAAAGTAAACACTGTCGCTACAGGCGGATTCGCTCACATCATAACTCCAAAATGTCGAACAGTAGATAAAATCAATACACATCTCACTCTTGAAGGCCTGAATTATATCTGGCAAATGGATAACAAAAAAACCGGAGAAAAATAAGATTGAAAATTGCGCTGGTTCAGCAATTCGTCACACCGAATAAAAAAGAGAATATCAGCAAAGGATTAGCTGCGCTCGAAGAGGCCGCATCCAACGACGCCGATCTTGTGGCCTATGCCGAGCTTGCGTTCGAACCTTTTTACCCGAGATGTCATTCAGACGGAAAGCACATGGAGCTGGCAGAAACTATCCCCGGTGATCTGACTGATCTGTTCTGTCGCAAAGCTAAAGAACTTGGATTGGTAATCGTATTGAATTTGTTTGAGCGCGACGGATCAAAAACTTACGACTCATCCCCCGTAATTGATTCTGACGGCTCAATTCTCGGTGTAACGCGAATGATGCACATAACCGATTATGAATATTTTCATGAACAGGATTACTATTCACCTTCTGCCAACATTCCCGGTGTTTACGACACAGCTGTCGGCAAAATCGGCGTAGCCATTTGCTATGACAGGCACTATCCTGAGGTTATGCGCGCGCTGAGATTACAAGGCGCCGAACTTGTACTGATTCCGCAAGCGGGAACTGTCGGTGAATGGCCCAACGGACTATATGAAGCTGAAGTCCGGGTTGCGGCTTTCCAGAACGGCTATTTTGTTGCATTGGTGAATAGGGTTGGAGAGGAAAGCGAACTGACTTTTGCGGGAGAATCTTTTATTACCACTCCCGATGGCAGCGTACTCGCATCTGCTCCAAGCGGAAAGGAAGCGATACTTTATGCCGATCTGGATTTCGGAATATTGAAGGATACTCATGCGACAAATTATTTTTTAAAAGACAGACGACCGGGAAGTTACGGTATTATCAGCTGACTATTTACTGATTGGAAAGAGTGTCCGGAACAGCTACAGATTCATTTGTTGCCACGATTCGAAACCTCTTTGATTTTAATATTTTACCGTCTTCAGATACAACATCAACGCGCCAATCCCCCGTCCACTCAACCTGCATAACTTTTGTTGACCATGTCCGCCATCGGTATCCCCGCACAGTTAATTTTACTTCCGCCATCCGTTTTTCGCCATAATACCAGACCTGGCTCACGGTGGTGGTTTCTCCCATCCCCCTAATCTCGGTAAAACAATAAAGCGCTCCTACAGTATCAGCGAATACATCTGATACTCCTATAGGCTGACGATCTTCCACAGCGACAGCAATAGCTATTCGTTCGATCTTAAGAATGCCCTGTGCAGAAATTGCTGAACCGGAAATCAGGTACAA
Above is a window of Candidatus Neomarinimicrobiota bacterium DNA encoding:
- a CDS encoding type III pantothenate kinase, which codes for MILAVDIGNTNTTLGLFSDSTLAYDWRTTSSTHRTSDEYGVLINQFLSNADKSIDMITGIVISSVVPSLTDVFAHMSEKYLSKTPLIVSHELDCGVPLLIDNPEQLGADRICNAVAGVRDYDLPLVVVDFGTATTFDVISKKGEYLGGIIAPGVETSAEDLFRRAAKLPKIDFHFPEKIIGTNTIHSMQSGIMNGAVAVVDSIVTAIEKELGEKVNTVATGGFAHIITPKCRTVDKINTHLTLEGLNYIWQMDNKKTGEK
- a CDS encoding carbon-nitrogen hydrolase family protein, whose translation is MKIALVQQFVTPNKKENISKGLAALEEAASNDADLVAYAELAFEPFYPRCHSDGKHMELAETIPGDLTDLFCRKAKELGLVIVLNLFERDGSKTYDSSPVIDSDGSILGVTRMMHITDYEYFHEQDYYSPSANIPGVYDTAVGKIGVAICYDRHYPEVMRALRLQGAELVLIPQAGTVGEWPNGLYEAEVRVAAFQNGYFVALVNRVGEESELTFAGESFITTPDGSVLASAPSGKEAILYADLDFGILKDTHATNYFLKDRRPGSYGIIS
- a CDS encoding DUF2914 domain-containing protein; translated protein: MRDKFNIIFLFFILYLISGSAISAQGILKIERIAIAVAVEDRQPIGVSDVFADTVGALYCFTEIRGMGETTTVSQVWYYGEKRMAEVKLTVRGYRWRTWSTKVMQVEWTGDWRVDVVSEDGKILKSKRFRIVATNESVAVPDTLSNQ